The Daucus carota subsp. sativus chromosome 2, DH1 v3.0, whole genome shotgun sequence genome includes a window with the following:
- the LOC108203670 gene encoding prolyl 4-hydroxylase 1-like has protein sequence MAPPMKIVFGLLTLVTLGMILGAAVQLAFIRKLEDSTGSEFPSLRRKHVHGYLGNLKLAGVSPWLNDKDAITLRVGYVKPEIISWSPRIIVFHDFLSREECDYLRALAKPQLRVSTVLDAKTGKGIKSDVRTSSGMFLNSKERKYPMIQAIEKRISVFSQIPVDNGEPIQVLRYEKNQFYKTHYDYSDTFKLKRGGQRIATMLMYLTDNVEGGETFFPMAGSGECSCGGKMVKGMCVKPNKGDAVLFWSMGLDGQSDPNTIHGGCEVLAGEKWSATKWMRQRTFS, from the exons ATGGCTCCTCCAATGAAAATCGTGTTTGGATTGCTTACTCTTGTAACTCTCGGCATGATCTTAG GAGCTGCGGTTCAACTAGCATTCATTCGAAAGCTCGAAGATTCTACAG GGTCCGAATTTCCTTCACTCAGGAGAAAGCATGTACATGGATATTTAGGCAATCTCAAACTGGCAG GAGTTTCTCCCTGGTTGAATGACAAAGATGCAATAACTTTACGTGTTGGATAT GTCAAACCAGAAATAATAAGCTGGTCACCTCGCATTATCGTGTTTCATGATTTTTTAAGTAGGGAG gaATGTGATTACCTTAGAGCACTTGCAAAGCCCCAACTTCGAGTTTCAACTGTTTTAGATGCCAAAACAGGAAAG GGAATCAAGAGTGATGTGAGGACAAGCTCTGGTATGTTTTTGAACTCTAAGGAGAGGAAGTATCCGATGATACAG GCGATCGAAAAACGAAtttctgtattctctcaaataCCAGTTGACAATGGAGAGCCCATTCAAGTGTTACG GTATGAAAAAAATCAGTTCTACAAGACCCATTACGACTACTCCGATACG TTTAAGTTAAAGCGCGGAGGTCAAAGAATTGCAACAATGCTTATGTATTTAACTGATAATGTTGAAGGGGGAGAGACATTCTTTCCAATG GCTGGTTCCGGGGAGTGCAGCTGTGGAGGGAAAATGGTTAAAGGAATGTGTGTTAAACCTAATAAAGGAGATGCGGTGCTTTTCTGGAGCATG GGGCTAGATGGTCAGTCGGATCCAAATACCATACATGGTGGCTGTGAGGTACTGGCAGGTGAGAAGTGGTCAGCTACAAAATGGATGAGGCAGCGAACTTTTTCCTAG
- the LOC108205829 gene encoding prolyl 4-hydroxylase 1, which yields MAPPMKIVFGLLTLVTLGMILGALVQLAFIRKLEDSTGSEFPSLRRKHVRGNLGNLKLPGFSPWANDKDAITLRVGYVKPEIISWSPRIIVLHDFLSREECDYLRALAKPRLQVSTVVDAKTGKGIKSDVRTSSGMFLNSKERKYPLIQAIEKRISVYSQIPVENGELIQVLRYEKNQFYKPHHDYFSDTFNLKRGGQRIATMLMYLTDNVEGGETFFPMAGSGECSCGGKMVKGMCVKPNKGDAVLFWSMGLDGQSDPNSIHGGCEVLGGEKWSATKWMRQRTAS from the exons ATGGCTCCTCCAATGAAAATCGTGTTTGGATTGCTTACTCTTGTAACTCTCGGCATGATCTTAG GAGCTTTGGTTCAACTAGCGTTCATCCGAAAGCTCGAAGATTCTACAG GGTCCGAATTTCCTTCACTCAGGAGAAAGCATGTACGCGGTAATTTAGGCAATCTCAAACTGCCAG GATTTTCTCCCTGGGCGAATGACAAAGATGCAATAACTTTACGTGTTGGTTAT GTCAAACCAGAAATAATAAGCTGGTCACCTCGCATTATCGTGTTACATGATTTTTTAAGTAGGGAG GAATGTGATTACCTTAGAGCACTTGCAAAGCCTCGACTTCAAGTTTCAACTGTTGTAGATGCCAAAACAGGAAAG GGAATCAAGAGTGATGTGAGGACAAGCTCTGGTATGTTTTTGAACTCCAAGGAGAGGAAGTATCCATTGATACAG GCGATCGAAAAACGAATTTCTGTATACTCTCAAATACCAGTTGAGAATGGAGAGCTCATTCAAGTGTTACG GTATGAAAAAAATCAGTTCTACAAGCCCCATCATGACTACTTCTCTGATACG TTTAACTTAAAGCGCGGAGGTCAAAGAATTGCAACAATGCTTATGTATTTAACTGATAATGTTGAAGGGGGAGAGACATTTTTTCCAATG GCTGGTTCCGGGGAGTGCAGCTGTGGAGGGAAAATGGTTAAGGGAATGTGTGTTAAACCTAATAAAGGAGATGCGGTGCTTTTCTGGAGCATG GGGCTAGATGGTCAGTCGGATCCAAATAGCATACATGGTGGCTGTGAGGTACTGGGAGGTGAGAAGTGGTCAGCTACAAAATGGATGAGGCAGCGAACTGCTTCCTAG